From the genome of Vibrio orientalis CIP 102891 = ATCC 33934:
CAATTCTGGCTGGCCTGATGCGTTGCCATGGTTTAGTGGCAGTCAGGGGATGGAAAATATCTACAACGGATTAATTCGTCATGGGTTCAGTGAATCTGAGGCGGGACAAATACTGGGTGGAAATTGGTTTAACTTCCTAAAAGAAGGTCTTGAGCCTATTTCATAGCAGTGCATTGAGTCATAACAATGCATTACGTAACGCCCTAAACATGGAAAAGCCTACTCATAAAAAAACTACAAAGTAGGTGTTAATTCAACTTTGCTGCGAGTTGTCGGCTGCTGCAAAACAGTTCTGGAGTCAGAGTATGTCTGATGTAACCAATAGCATGAAAGCGACCACGATGGATGTCTCATCGGGTCAAGCAAAAGCAACACAACAATCGACCCACACGAGTAACGAAAATTCACCGGACAAGTTGGGTTTAAGTAACCCAGCATTTTGGTATAGCGGCGGATTTATCGCGCTATTTGTCGCCTTAGCACTGTACGATGGCGAGTTACTTTCTTCTATCGTGAATGCCGGTTTCGGTTGGTCTGTTGAGGTCTTTGGGCCGTACTGGCAAATCCTACTTCTTCTCACTTTTCTTATTGGTCTTGGTTTAGCGGCAGGGCGAACAGGCAAAGTGATTTTAGGTGGCACAACCAAGCCTGAAATGGACGGTTTCCGTTGGATGGCGATTATCTTCTGTACGCTACTTGCGGGTGGCGGCGTATTTTGGGCTGCGGCTGAGCCTATAGCTCACTATGTTAGTCCTCCGCCTTTATACGGCGCGCAAGACAATCCACAACAAGGTGCAGTCAATGCCTTATCACAGTCGTTTATGCACTGGGGTTTCTTGGCGTGGGCGATTGTTGGTAGCCTAACGTCGATTGTGGTGATGCACCTTCACTATGACAAAGGGTTACCACTAAAGCCGCGAATTCTCCTTTATCCAGTATTGGGTGAGCGTGCTCTGAAAGGACACGTCGGTGCACTGATTGATGCGTGTTGTATCGTCGCGGTTGCGGCAGGCACCATTGGTCCGATTGGCTTTCTAGGCTTGCAGGTTAGCTACGCGTTAAACGCTTTATTTGATATTCCTGATGGCTTTACTACTCAGCTGATTATTATTTTGTTTGCGATTGCTCTCTACACACTGTCTGCACTGAGTGGTTTAAACCGCGGCATGCAGATGCTAAGTCGCTACAACGTGATCCTAGCAGTTGCTCTGATGATCTACATCCTGCTATTTGGTCCAACGGACTTTATCTTCAATGGCTACATTCAAGGTGTAGGCAGCATGTTAGATAACTTCATCCCAATGGCGACCTATCGAGGTGATGAAGGTTGGTTGAGCTGGTGGACAGTATTCTTCTGGGGCTGGTTCTTAGGTTACGGGCCAATGATGGCTATCTTTATTGCGCGTATCTCCCGTGGTCGTAGCATTCGTCAAATTATCTCGACCATCAGTATTGTCGCACCGCTCACCACTTGCTTCTGGTTCACCATTGTCGGTGGTTCTGGCTTAGCATTTGAAATTGCTGAACCGGGCAGTGTCAGCAAAGCATTTGAAGGCTTCAACCTACCAGGTGCCCTACTGGCGGTGACGCAGCAAT
Proteins encoded in this window:
- a CDS encoding BCCT family transporter, which encodes MSDVTNSMKATTMDVSSGQAKATQQSTHTSNENSPDKLGLSNPAFWYSGGFIALFVALALYDGELLSSIVNAGFGWSVEVFGPYWQILLLLTFLIGLGLAAGRTGKVILGGTTKPEMDGFRWMAIIFCTLLAGGGVFWAAAEPIAHYVSPPPLYGAQDNPQQGAVNALSQSFMHWGFLAWAIVGSLTSIVVMHLHYDKGLPLKPRILLYPVLGERALKGHVGALIDACCIVAVAAGTIGPIGFLGLQVSYALNALFDIPDGFTTQLIIILFAIALYTLSALSGLNRGMQMLSRYNVILAVALMIYILLFGPTDFIFNGYIQGVGSMLDNFIPMATYRGDEGWLSWWTVFFWGWFLGYGPMMAIFIARISRGRSIRQIISTISIVAPLTTCFWFTIVGGSGLAFEIAEPGSVSKAFEGFNLPGALLAVTQQLPMPMLVSILFLVLTTIFIVTTGDSMTYTISVVISGETEPNAIVRTFWGVAMGITALILISLGSGGISALQSFIVITAVPVSLILLPSLWNAPQIAIKMAKEQGL